One Halichondria panicea chromosome 3, odHalPani1.1, whole genome shotgun sequence genomic region harbors:
- the LOC135333356 gene encoding E3 ubiquitin-protein ligase TRIM71-like, with translation MKNPQGVAVDGDDNILVVDAGNHRLLKFSREGDLIAAIGSHGDGPGQFNDPMGVCVNSVNGKVYVVDYGPHCVHIFNSDLTFSSKLGSKGNGNGQFNYPLDVASDRSGCVYVADCYHHRVKVFTPDGGYLRQFGKSGSGNGELNSPISICVDSNDLVYVGENGSHRVSVFTCEGVFLKSFGSEGSKPGQFSSPYGIAVD, from the coding sequence ATGAAGAATCCTCAAGGTGTGGCAGTGGACGGTGATGACAATATTCTGGTAGTGGACGCTGGTAATCATCGACTGTTGAAGTTCTCACGTGAAGGAGATCTGATAGCAGCAATTGGTAGTCATGGCGATGGTCCAGGACAGTTTAACGATCCGATGGGTGTTTGTGTCAATAGTGTCAATGGGAAGGTGTATGTGGTTGATTATGGTCCTCACTGTGTTCACATCTTTAACTCTGACCTCACCTTCTCGAGCAAGCTCGGCAGTAAAGGCAATGGTAATGGACAGTTTAACTATCCCTTGGACGTTGCATCCGATCGTagtggttgtgtgtatgtggctgATTGTTATCATCATCGAGTGAAAGTCTTTACACCCGATGGTGGCTATCTGAGGCAGTTTGGGAAGAGTGGCAGTGGAAATGGAGAACTTAACTCCCCTATCAGCATCTGCGTGGACAGTAATGATCTGGTGTATGTGGGGGAGAATGGGAGCCATCGTGTCTCAGTGTTCACGTGTGAGGGAGTGTTTCTCAAGTCATTTGGATCAGAGGGATCTAAACCAGGACAGTTCAGCAGTCCTTATGGCATAGCAGTAGACtag